A window of Tautonia plasticadhaerens contains these coding sequences:
- a CDS encoding DNA-directed RNA polymerase subunit alpha C-terminal domain-containing protein, translating to MAEQMTSDVRALMDRDPFDLSTVADLRELLGRDPSRYGTLREAVQNIKDRSRDGTMGPDVHLRLGVAEVLHGHYNQALEHLGKAGDDGMAHFHRGLALENLQRWDEAADAFSTAGESGYDPKLATLHRIGALRRAGKAEQARTMLEKLEGQADGTAEYHYQRGCMLADEGEQILAAQAFERALSLNRDHTGALFQLAYINDLYGNDDVAIDYYQQCLRHPPVPLAALINLGILREDDQRYREAEGFYNQVLAHLGNEPRARLYAKDCRASRDMYYDESLEKQYDRLRTLLEIPVTDFELSVRSRNCLRKMNIRTLGDLTRTTEAALLASKNFGETSLSEIKQIMDAKGLRLGMALESAERGSPAVATGLGRPAHHAAAPMGPAAVEISPEERATMAKPISELNLSVRSRKCMSKLNIQTIGDLLSRTGDELLECKNFGVTSLNEVREKLTEMGLKLRND from the coding sequence ATGGCCGAGCAGATGACCTCCGACGTCCGGGCCTTGATGGACCGAGACCCCTTCGACCTCTCCACGGTGGCCGACCTGCGCGAGCTGCTCGGGCGCGATCCGTCGCGCTACGGGACCCTCCGCGAGGCGGTGCAGAACATCAAGGACCGTTCCCGGGACGGGACGATGGGCCCCGACGTCCATCTCCGGCTCGGGGTCGCCGAGGTCCTGCACGGCCACTACAACCAGGCGCTGGAGCACCTGGGGAAGGCCGGGGACGACGGCATGGCCCATTTCCATCGGGGCCTGGCCCTGGAGAACCTCCAGCGTTGGGACGAGGCCGCCGACGCCTTCTCCACCGCCGGGGAGTCGGGCTACGACCCGAAGCTCGCCACCCTGCACCGCATCGGCGCCCTCCGCCGGGCCGGCAAGGCCGAGCAGGCCCGCACGATGCTGGAGAAGCTGGAGGGGCAGGCCGACGGCACCGCCGAGTACCACTACCAGCGCGGCTGCATGCTCGCCGACGAGGGGGAGCAGATCCTCGCCGCCCAGGCATTCGAGCGCGCCCTGTCGCTCAACCGGGACCACACCGGCGCCCTCTTCCAGCTCGCTTATATCAACGACCTCTACGGCAACGACGACGTCGCCATCGACTACTACCAGCAGTGCCTCCGACACCCCCCCGTCCCCCTGGCCGCGCTCATCAACCTGGGCATCCTCCGGGAGGACGACCAGCGTTACCGGGAAGCCGAGGGCTTCTACAATCAGGTCCTCGCCCACCTGGGCAACGAGCCCCGGGCCCGGCTCTACGCCAAGGACTGCCGCGCCAGCCGCGACATGTACTATGACGAGAGCCTGGAGAAGCAGTACGACCGGCTCCGGACCCTGCTGGAAATCCCCGTCACCGACTTCGAGCTGTCGGTCCGCAGCCGCAACTGCCTGAGGAAGATGAACATCAGGACGCTCGGCGACCTGACCCGGACCACCGAGGCCGCCCTGCTCGCCTCCAAGAACTTCGGCGAGACGTCGCTCTCCGAGATCAAGCAGATTATGGACGCCAAGGGCCTCCGGCTCGGCATGGCCCTGGAATCCGCCGAACGCGGGAGCCCCGCCGTCGCCACCGGGCTCGGCCGCCCCGCCCATCATGCCGCCGCCCCGATGGGCCCGGCGGCCGTGGAGATCTCCCCCGAGGAGCGGGCGACGATGGCCAAGCCGATCAGCGAGCTGAACCTCTCGGTCCGATCCCGCAAGTGCATGTCCAAGCTCAACATCCAGACCATCGGCGACCTCCTCAGCCGCACCGGGGACGAGCTGCTGGAGTGCAAGAACTTCGGCGTCACCTCGCTCAACGAGGTCCGGGAGAAGCTCACCGAGATGGGGCTGAAGCTGCGAAACGACTGA
- the tgt gene encoding tRNA guanosine(34) transglycosylase Tgt, translated as MPAPVRFELQATDPGSAARTGVLHTPHGAVETPAFMPVGTQATVKGVLPELLRASGSRMLLANTYHLALRPGEGVVARLGGLHRFMAWDGPILTDSGGFQAFSMSDRASLTERGVAFRSHLDGSLLDLTPERAIAIQESLGADVAMVLDHCPALPAEKSAIAEATDRTIRWARRCKEARSRADQAVFGIVQGGAHADLRRECAERLVELGFDGYAIGGVSVGESPDEVRKAMEVTSPHLPTDQSRYLMGVGRPQDVLDAIAAGVDLFDCVLPTRNGRNATCLSMRGPVRLRNAAHKADPRPIEEGCDCPACSRFSRSYLRHLFLAGEMLGPILASIHNLAFLHRLVRTAREAIGEGRYVQFRAEALEALGP; from the coding sequence ATGCCCGCCCCCGTCCGCTTCGAATTGCAGGCGACCGACCCCGGCTCGGCCGCCCGCACGGGCGTCCTGCACACGCCCCATGGCGCGGTCGAGACGCCCGCCTTCATGCCCGTCGGCACCCAGGCGACGGTCAAGGGTGTCCTGCCCGAGCTGCTCCGGGCCTCCGGCAGTCGGATGCTGCTGGCGAACACGTATCATCTCGCCCTCCGGCCGGGAGAGGGGGTGGTGGCTCGCCTGGGCGGGCTGCACCGGTTCATGGCCTGGGACGGGCCGATCCTCACGGATTCCGGCGGCTTCCAGGCCTTCAGCATGAGCGACCGGGCCTCGCTGACCGAGCGAGGGGTGGCCTTCCGCTCCCACCTCGACGGCAGCCTGCTGGACCTGACCCCCGAGCGGGCCATCGCCATCCAGGAGTCGCTCGGGGCCGACGTGGCCATGGTCCTCGACCACTGCCCCGCGCTCCCCGCAGAGAAATCGGCCATCGCCGAGGCCACCGACCGCACGATCCGCTGGGCCCGACGCTGCAAGGAGGCCCGGAGCCGGGCCGACCAGGCCGTCTTCGGGATCGTCCAGGGGGGGGCCCATGCCGATCTCCGCCGCGAGTGCGCCGAGCGGCTCGTCGAGCTCGGCTTCGACGGCTACGCGATCGGCGGGGTGAGCGTGGGCGAGTCCCCGGATGAGGTCCGCAAGGCGATGGAGGTGACCTCTCCCCATTTGCCGACCGACCAGTCAAGGTATTTGATGGGCGTCGGCCGCCCCCAGGACGTGCTCGACGCCATCGCCGCAGGGGTCGACCTGTTCGACTGCGTCCTGCCGACCCGCAACGGCCGGAACGCCACCTGCCTCTCGATGCGGGGGCCGGTCCGCCTCCGGAACGCGGCGCACAAGGCCGACCCCCGGCCGATCGAGGAGGGGTGCGACTGCCCGGCCTGCTCCCGGTTCAGCCGGTCCTACCTCCGCCACCTGTTCCTGGCCGGCGAGATGCTCGGGCCGATCCTCGCCTCGATCCACAACCTCGCCTTCCTGCATCGGCTCGTCCGGACGGCCCGGGAGGCGATCGGCGAGGGCCGGTACGTCCAATTCCGGGCGGAGGCGCTTGAAGCCCTCGGCCCGTGA
- the yajC gene encoding preprotein translocase subunit YajC, giving the protein MSGSSRSPLVPILAQAAPAAGGGEGAMPPWMVLVVQFGPVLLLAFFLFFWMPMQNQKRRTNMIKALKKNDRVLTESGIFGTVVSVDEKADRIVIRIDDEKGVKLTCRKSSIAGLVEAGATDKVGAAEKKAS; this is encoded by the coding sequence ATGTCCGGATCCTCCCGCTCGCCGCTCGTGCCGATCCTCGCCCAGGCCGCCCCGGCGGCCGGCGGGGGAGAGGGCGCCATGCCCCCCTGGATGGTGCTCGTCGTCCAGTTCGGGCCGGTGCTGCTGCTGGCGTTCTTCCTGTTCTTCTGGATGCCGATGCAGAACCAGAAGCGTCGGACGAACATGATCAAGGCCCTGAAGAAGAACGACCGGGTGCTGACCGAGTCGGGCATCTTCGGCACGGTGGTCTCGGTCGACGAGAAGGCCGACCGGATCGTGATCCGGATCGACGACGAGAAGGGAGTCAAGCTGACCTGCCGCAAGTCGAGCATCGCCGGCCTCGTCGAGGCCGGCGCGACCGACAAGGTCGGGGCGGCGGAGAAGAAGGCCTCTTGA